The Altererythrobacter sp. CAU 1644 genome has a window encoding:
- a CDS encoding DUF1476 domain-containing protein, whose amino-acid sequence MTDFRDRERGEEAKFAFDEENAFKIAARRNRLLGEWAAGLMGLTEEETDAYKKAVVQADFEEAGDEDVIRKLLGDLTAAECDVTEADIRSKLEEKNIEARRQLMGEV is encoded by the coding sequence ATGACCGATTTCAGAGACCGCGAACGCGGTGAAGAAGCCAAATTCGCATTCGACGAGGAAAACGCCTTCAAGATCGCAGCACGCCGCAATCGCCTGCTGGGTGAGTGGGCCGCCGGTCTCATGGGCCTCACCGAAGAAGAAACCGACGCCTACAAGAAGGCGGTCGTCCAGGCCGATTTCGAAGAGGCGGGTGACGAAGACGTGATCCGCAAGCTTCTGGGCGATCTCACCGCCGCCGAATGCGACGTGACCGAGGCCGACATCCGCAGCAAGCTTGAAGAAAAGAACATCGAGGCGCGCCGCCAGCTGATGGGCGAAGTCTAG
- a CDS encoding BolA family transcriptional regulator: MPMSGDEITRLIAEALPGAEIELQDLAGDDDHWAAKVTAPQFAGKSRVQQHKLVYEALGGRMGGALHALQLTTAVPN, encoded by the coding sequence ATGCCGATGAGCGGCGATGAAATCACGCGCCTCATAGCCGAGGCACTGCCGGGCGCAGAGATCGAGTTGCAGGATCTGGCCGGCGACGACGATCACTGGGCGGCCAAGGTCACGGCTCCGCAGTTTGCCGGCAAGAGCCGGGTGCAGCAGCACAAGCTGGTGTACGAGGCATTGGGTGGCCGGATGGGCGGCGCCCTCCACGCCTTGCAACTGACCACCGCCGTTCCCAACTAA
- the grxD gene encoding Grx4 family monothiol glutaredoxin has protein sequence MSDVNSRISSIIGDNDVVLFMKGTPLFPQCGFSSRAVAILDHCGVSYESVDVLQDMEIRQGIKAFSDWPTIPQLYVKGEFVGGSDIMMEMFEAGELQQMLDEQQVAKAES, from the coding sequence ATGTCCGACGTCAATTCTCGCATTTCCTCCATCATCGGCGATAACGATGTCGTGCTCTTCATGAAGGGTACGCCACTCTTTCCCCAGTGCGGCTTTTCGAGCCGCGCGGTCGCGATCCTCGATCATTGCGGTGTCTCCTACGAGAGCGTCGATGTCCTGCAGGACATGGAGATCCGTCAGGGCATCAAGGCGTTCTCCGATTGGCCGACCATCCCGCAGCTCTATGTGAAGGGCGAATTCGTCGGCGGCAGCGACATCATGATGGAGATGTTCGAGGCGGGCGAACTTCAGCAGATGCTCGACGAACAGCAGGTCGCCAAAGCGGAAAGCTGA
- a CDS encoding NUDIX hydrolase: MSNATDSPPDAIPAATVIIFRNGAEGSPPEILMTIRSRNMVFAGGMAVFPGGRVDPADFELAKNLDTGLELDEAAHQIAVVRETLEETALAIGLAGKVTAGKAHAARDRLLETGALAPVLDEFGWSLDLGQLTPFARWFPKNERIPRVYDTRFYLANLGTGAVDIEADLSENTHLFWTTAQGALDAAEAGEIKVIFPTRRNLERLALFSSYDEARAQAEAIPVRTITPYMAELEGKTWLNIGEDLGYPVTGEPLDSVMRG; the protein is encoded by the coding sequence ATGAGCAACGCAACCGATAGCCCGCCCGACGCGATCCCCGCCGCAACGGTGATAATCTTTCGCAACGGCGCCGAGGGCAGCCCTCCGGAAATCCTGATGACGATCCGTTCGCGCAACATGGTCTTTGCAGGCGGAATGGCGGTTTTTCCCGGCGGACGCGTCGATCCGGCAGATTTCGAACTTGCCAAGAATCTCGACACCGGCCTCGAACTGGACGAGGCGGCGCATCAGATTGCCGTCGTGCGAGAGACGCTCGAAGAGACTGCACTTGCAATCGGCTTGGCGGGCAAAGTGACGGCAGGAAAAGCCCACGCGGCGCGCGACCGCCTGCTGGAAACGGGCGCCCTCGCCCCGGTTCTCGACGAATTCGGCTGGTCGCTCGATCTTGGCCAGCTCACGCCCTTCGCGCGGTGGTTTCCCAAGAACGAGCGCATTCCGCGCGTCTACGATACGCGGTTCTACCTCGCCAACCTCGGCACCGGTGCGGTCGATATCGAGGCGGACCTATCGGAAAACACGCATTTGTTCTGGACCACTGCGCAGGGTGCGCTCGACGCGGCCGAGGCGGGCGAGATCAAGGTCATCTTTCCGACGCGCCGCAATCTTGAACGGCTGGCACTCTTTTCCAGCTACGATGAAGCCAGGGCCCAGGCCGAGGCGATCCCGGTACGCACGATCACGCCCTATATGGCGGAGCTCGAAGGCAAGACCTGGCTAAACATCGGCGAAGACCTTGGCTATCCGGTGACCGGCGAACCGCTTGACAGCGTGATGCGGGGGTAG
- a CDS encoding queuosine precursor transporter has translation MDNEPSPVRTSKAPQSFRYYDLVMAAFVAILLLSNIIGASKPSYISLPGGETWIFGAGVLFFPISYIIGDVLTEVYGYARARRVIWTGFAALAFMAFMAWVVVKLPPAEGWPFQSDYENVFGNSWRIVLASMTAFWVGEFANSIVLAKMKVWTEGRFLWMRTIGSTVVGQGLDSLIFYPLAFWGLAGWPPETLMQVVISQWIIKTVWEAVLTPVTYLVVNRLKRAEGVDIYDSNTDFSPFATSDAR, from the coding sequence ATGGATAACGAACCCTCACCCGTCCGCACGAGCAAGGCGCCGCAGAGCTTCCGCTATTACGACCTCGTGATGGCGGCATTCGTCGCGATCCTGCTGTTGTCGAACATCATCGGTGCTTCGAAACCGAGCTACATCAGCCTGCCGGGCGGCGAGACCTGGATCTTCGGCGCCGGGGTGCTGTTCTTCCCGATCAGTTACATTATCGGCGACGTCTTGACCGAGGTCTATGGCTATGCCCGCGCGCGCCGCGTGATCTGGACCGGCTTTGCTGCGCTTGCATTCATGGCATTCATGGCTTGGGTCGTGGTCAAGCTGCCGCCGGCTGAGGGCTGGCCGTTCCAGAGCGACTACGAGAACGTCTTCGGCAACAGCTGGCGCATCGTGCTTGCCTCAATGACCGCCTTCTGGGTCGGCGAATTCGCCAATTCGATCGTGCTCGCCAAGATGAAGGTCTGGACAGAAGGGCGCTTCCTATGGATGCGGACGATCGGTTCGACCGTTGTCGGACAGGGCCTCGACAGCCTGATCTTCTACCCGCTCGCGTTCTGGGGACTCGCCGGATGGCCGCCCGAAACGCTGATGCAGGTCGTGATCTCGCAATGGATCATCAAGACCGTATGGGAGGCCGTGCTGACGCCGGTGACCTATCTGGTGGTGAACCGCCTCAAACGGGCCGAAGGCGTCGACATCTACGACAGCAATACCGATTTCTCGCCCTTCGCGACAAGCGATGCACGCTAA
- a CDS encoding aldo/keto reductase — translation MKFTRLGNSGLKVSRLCLGCMSYGDTSKGWHGDWLLDEEQSRPHFRHALESGINFYDTANVYAGGTSEEITGKLLREMAKRDEIVVATKAFFPWRQAPNAGGNSRKALMQAVDDSLARLGMDYIDLFQIHRWDSETPIEETMEALHDIVKAGKALHIGASSMFAWQFAKAQEVARANGWTRFVSMQNQLNLLYREEEREMLPLCAEEGVGVIPWSPLARGRLTRAPDEETVRSKTDGVGKALYKDDDAADRAIIEAVGEIADARGVSRATVALAWHFTKPQVSAPIIGATKPHHIDDAVAATEVELSEEEVATLESPYRAKFPTGMGMPLPPMDQVSVVEG, via the coding sequence ATGAAATTCACCCGCCTAGGAAACTCCGGTCTCAAGGTATCGCGCCTCTGTCTCGGCTGCATGAGCTATGGCGACACCAGCAAGGGCTGGCACGGCGACTGGCTGCTCGACGAGGAACAATCGCGCCCGCATTTCCGCCATGCGCTCGAGAGCGGGATCAATTTCTACGACACCGCCAACGTCTATGCCGGTGGCACGTCTGAGGAGATCACCGGCAAGCTGCTGCGCGAGATGGCGAAGCGCGACGAGATTGTCGTAGCGACCAAGGCCTTCTTCCCATGGCGGCAGGCTCCAAATGCTGGCGGGAACTCGCGCAAGGCACTGATGCAGGCGGTGGATGACAGCCTCGCGCGGCTGGGCATGGACTACATCGACCTGTTCCAGATCCACCGCTGGGATAGCGAGACGCCGATCGAGGAAACGATGGAGGCGCTGCACGACATCGTGAAAGCGGGCAAGGCGTTGCATATCGGCGCATCGTCCATGTTTGCGTGGCAATTCGCCAAGGCGCAGGAAGTTGCGCGCGCCAATGGCTGGACGCGCTTCGTGTCGATGCAGAACCAGCTCAACCTGCTCTACCGCGAGGAGGAGCGCGAGATGCTGCCGCTCTGCGCTGAGGAAGGCGTGGGCGTAATTCCTTGGAGCCCGCTCGCGCGCGGCCGGCTGACCCGCGCACCCGATGAGGAGACGGTGCGCAGCAAGACCGATGGCGTGGGCAAGGCGCTCTACAAGGATGACGATGCCGCCGATCGCGCGATTATCGAGGCGGTGGGCGAGATCGCCGACGCGCGCGGGGTAAGCCGCGCGACCGTTGCGCTGGCATGGCATTTCACCAAGCCGCAGGTTTCGGCCCCGATCATCGGGGCGACCAAGCCGCACCATATCGACGATGCGGTCGCAGCGACCGAGGTCGAGCTCAGCGAAGAGGAAGTGGCGACGCTGGAAAGCCCCTATCGCGCCAAGTTCCCGACCGGCATGGGCATGCCCCTTCCGCCGATGGACCAGGTATCGGTCGTCGAGGGTTAG
- a CDS encoding SDR family NAD(P)-dependent oxidoreductase has translation MSDPLDFSGKRVLVIGGSSGIGNGIAQAFRSRGAEAHVTGTRHDEGDYLENEDCDFTGLTYHQLDVTDRDAVDQLAGGVGAMDIVVCCQGAVRYGRQEFERAGWDLVVDVNLNSVMDCARAFHPGLAERDGSLIIVSSTGAFHAMIGNPAYGASKAGAASLVGSLAQAWARDGIRVNGIAPGFVATKMTRVTTENEKRRAGVIERVPLSRMGTPEDMAGAALFLASPLAAYITGQSLIVDGGLSL, from the coding sequence ATGAGCGACCCACTCGATTTTTCCGGCAAGCGCGTGCTCGTAATCGGCGGCTCGAGCGGGATCGGCAATGGAATTGCCCAGGCTTTCCGATCGCGCGGAGCGGAAGCGCATGTCACCGGCACGCGGCATGACGAAGGGGATTATCTCGAGAACGAGGATTGCGACTTCACCGGGCTCACCTATCACCAGCTTGACGTGACCGACCGAGACGCGGTTGACCAATTGGCGGGCGGGGTCGGCGCGATGGACATCGTCGTCTGCTGCCAGGGCGCGGTTCGCTACGGGCGGCAGGAATTCGAGCGCGCGGGCTGGGACTTGGTGGTCGACGTCAATCTCAACTCGGTGATGGATTGCGCGCGTGCCTTCCATCCCGGATTGGCCGAGCGCGACGGCTCGCTGATCATCGTCAGCTCGACCGGCGCCTTTCACGCGATGATCGGCAACCCTGCCTATGGCGCGAGCAAGGCTGGCGCGGCCAGCCTGGTCGGGTCGCTGGCGCAAGCCTGGGCGCGTGACGGCATCCGCGTAAACGGCATCGCTCCGGGCTTCGTCGCCACCAAGATGACGCGCGTGACGACCGAGAACGAGAAGCGCCGCGCGGGCGTGATCGAGCGGGTGCCGCTCAGCCGGATGGGCACGCCGGAGGACATGGCGGGCGCGGCACTGTTTCTTGCCTCGCCACTCGCCGCTTACATTACCGGACAGTCGCTGATCGTCGACGGCGGTCTATCGCTTTAG
- a CDS encoding acyl-CoA dehydrogenase family protein, whose product MLDTARRFAYNEDHEAFRDTVRKVLAEHIEPHLDQHEADGIVPREAWKAVGEAGMLCPTVAEENGGLGLDFGFNCIVNEEICYLGSSAGFTLQNDICANYFERLGTEEQRQKYLPGMVSGDIITAIAMTEPGAGSDLQGIRTTAIEDGNHLVINGSKTYITNGQNADVVIVVAKTDPSQGAKGTSLVLVEAGTEGFERGRNLDKIGQHSADTSELFFTDVRVPKTNILGGEGRGFIHLMEELPQERLSIAVSAQAGAQRAFDEAVNFTKERKAFGQTVFEFQNTKFTLADLKAKLQVGWAHLDWAIKRHLDGELTTDEASAAKLWHTDLQWEVCDAALQLHGGAGYMNEYAIARLWRDARVTRIFGGTNEIMKEVISRAI is encoded by the coding sequence ATGCTCGATACTGCTAGGCGCTTCGCCTACAACGAAGATCATGAAGCCTTCCGCGACACGGTGCGCAAGGTCTTGGCCGAGCATATCGAGCCGCATCTCGATCAGCACGAGGCCGACGGTATCGTCCCGCGCGAGGCGTGGAAGGCGGTGGGCGAGGCAGGCATGCTGTGCCCGACGGTGGCAGAGGAGAACGGCGGTCTGGGTCTCGATTTTGGTTTCAACTGCATCGTCAATGAAGAGATCTGCTACCTCGGCTCCTCCGCCGGTTTCACCCTTCAGAATGATATCTGCGCCAATTACTTCGAGCGGCTCGGCACCGAGGAGCAGCGCCAGAAATACCTGCCCGGCATGGTTTCCGGCGACATTATCACCGCAATAGCGATGACTGAACCGGGGGCGGGTTCGGATCTTCAGGGGATCCGAACGACGGCGATCGAGGATGGCAACCACCTCGTGATAAATGGCTCCAAGACCTACATCACCAACGGCCAGAATGCCGACGTGGTGATCGTGGTGGCCAAGACCGACCCGAGCCAGGGCGCAAAGGGCACTTCGCTGGTGCTGGTCGAGGCCGGCACCGAAGGGTTCGAGCGAGGGCGCAATCTCGATAAGATCGGCCAGCACTCGGCCGATACCTCCGAACTGTTCTTCACCGATGTACGCGTTCCCAAGACCAATATCCTTGGCGGTGAAGGTCGTGGCTTCATCCATCTGATGGAAGAACTGCCGCAAGAGCGCCTGTCGATCGCCGTCAGCGCCCAGGCCGGGGCGCAGCGCGCCTTCGACGAGGCGGTGAATTTCACCAAGGAGCGCAAGGCATTCGGCCAGACGGTGTTCGAATTCCAGAACACCAAGTTCACCCTCGCCGATCTCAAGGCCAAGCTCCAGGTCGGCTGGGCGCACCTCGACTGGGCAATCAAGCGGCACCTCGATGGAGAACTGACCACCGACGAAGCCTCTGCCGCCAAGCTGTGGCACACCGATCTGCAATGGGAAGTCTGTGACGCGGCGCTGCAGCTTCACGGCGGTGCTGGCTACATGAACGAATATGCGATTGCGCGGCTGTGGCGCGATGCGCGTGTCACCCGCATTTTCGGCGGCACCAACGAGATCATGAAGGAAGTGATCAGTCGGGCGATCTAG
- a CDS encoding cation:proton antiporter, which yields MHETANSALSAFDLAAMLVVAAALLGWFNHHFLKLPHVIGLTVMGALAAIGLMLANAFIPGVTLDDTVARLLETMNFTDTLLEGMLSFLLFAGALHVDLERLRQSWFPVLLLSTVGVMISTVLIGFATWGVGGLLGLSIAPIWYFVFGALISPTDPVSVLGVLKEENVPASLQSAVAGESLFNDGVGIVVFTILLGAAVTGAEFSISEGARLFALEAGGGVLVGLLFGWIGYRALASMDEYALEVLITLAIVMGGYALCMQFHISGPLAMAVAGLLIGNHGVTYAMSDVTRDYVIKFWELVDELLNSVLFLLIGLELIALVPGVPHIILGFAAIAITLAARAIAVGGAIKIIPAARLDTKGAGRVLWWGGLRGGISIALALSLPAGETRDLLLAATFAAVLFSVLVQRATLGKLIDSMKASHAPAVEEGIPASSETT from the coding sequence ATGCATGAGACTGCCAACAGCGCGCTTTCCGCTTTCGATCTTGCCGCCATGCTGGTGGTCGCCGCTGCCCTGTTGGGCTGGTTCAACCATCACTTCCTGAAGCTACCGCATGTGATCGGGCTAACCGTGATGGGCGCGCTTGCGGCGATCGGGCTGATGCTCGCCAATGCCTTCATTCCGGGCGTGACCCTCGACGACACGGTCGCTCGGCTGCTCGAAACGATGAATTTTACCGACACGCTGCTTGAGGGGATGCTGAGCTTCCTGCTGTTCGCCGGCGCGCTCCACGTCGACCTTGAGCGACTCCGGCAGAGCTGGTTCCCCGTTCTGCTGTTGTCGACTGTTGGCGTGATGATCTCGACCGTGCTGATCGGTTTCGCCACCTGGGGCGTCGGCGGCTTGCTTGGCCTATCGATTGCGCCGATCTGGTATTTCGTGTTCGGCGCGCTGATATCACCCACAGATCCCGTATCCGTGCTCGGCGTGCTCAAGGAAGAAAACGTCCCCGCATCGCTCCAGAGCGCGGTCGCCGGCGAAAGCCTGTTCAACGACGGCGTCGGCATCGTCGTCTTCACCATCCTGCTCGGCGCGGCGGTGACCGGGGCAGAGTTCTCGATTTCGGAAGGCGCGCGGCTATTCGCGCTCGAGGCTGGCGGTGGGGTGCTGGTCGGCCTCCTCTTCGGCTGGATCGGTTACCGCGCGCTCGCCAGCATGGACGAGTATGCGCTCGAAGTGCTGATTACTCTGGCCATCGTCATGGGCGGCTACGCGCTCTGCATGCAGTTCCACATCTCCGGCCCGCTGGCGATGGCAGTAGCGGGACTGCTGATCGGCAACCACGGCGTGACTTATGCCATGAGCGACGTGACTCGCGATTACGTGATCAAGTTCTGGGAACTGGTCGACGAACTGCTCAATTCGGTCCTGTTTCTCCTCATCGGGCTCGAACTGATCGCGCTGGTCCCAGGCGTCCCACACATCATCCTTGGCTTCGCCGCGATCGCGATCACCCTCGCGGCGCGCGCCATCGCGGTTGGTGGAGCGATCAAAATCATCCCTGCTGCCCGCCTCGACACCAAGGGCGCCGGACGCGTCTTGTGGTGGGGCGGACTGCGGGGCGGCATCTCGATCGCCCTGGCGCTCTCGCTCCCGGCAGGCGAGACGCGTGACCTGCTGCTTGCCGCAACCTTTGCCGCCGTGCTGTTCAGCGTTCTGGTCCAGCGCGCCACCTTGGGTAAGCTGATCGACAGCATGAAGGCGAGCCACGCTCCTGCAGTCGAGGAGGGCATTCCGGCCAGTTCCGAGACGACCTGA
- the purC gene encoding phosphoribosylaminoimidazolesuccinocarboxamide synthase, with protein sequence MSRRRQIYEGKAKILYEGPEPGTIIQYFKDDATAFNAEKKGTINGKGVINNRISEHVFTRLAHIGIPTHFIRRLNMREQLVRQVEIIPIEVVVRNVAAGSISKRLGIEEGEPLPHTLIEYYYKDDALGDPLIAEEHIACFNWAGPEEMQDIASMAIRINDFMCGMFAAIDIRLIDFKLEFGRIYDGDYSRVILADEISPDGCRLWDMKTNEKLDKDRFRRDLGGESEAYQEVARRLGLLQGDDNGPGEVFDLSAHRGRLRSTPKPPKK encoded by the coding sequence ATGTCGCGTCGCCGCCAGATCTACGAAGGCAAGGCCAAGATCCTTTACGAAGGCCCCGAACCGGGCACGATCATCCAGTATTTCAAGGATGATGCGACCGCCTTCAACGCCGAGAAAAAGGGCACGATCAACGGCAAGGGCGTGATCAACAATCGCATCAGCGAACACGTCTTCACCCGCCTCGCGCATATCGGCATTCCGACGCATTTCATCCGCCGCCTCAACATGCGCGAACAGCTGGTGCGCCAGGTCGAAATCATCCCGATCGAGGTCGTGGTGCGCAACGTGGCGGCAGGCTCGATCTCGAAGCGCCTCGGCATCGAGGAAGGCGAACCGCTGCCGCACACGCTGATCGAATATTACTACAAGGATGACGCGCTGGGCGATCCGCTGATCGCGGAAGAACATATCGCCTGTTTCAACTGGGCCGGTCCCGAAGAGATGCAGGATATTGCCAGCATGGCCATCCGCATCAACGACTTCATGTGCGGCATGTTCGCGGCGATCGATATCCGCCTGATCGATTTCAAGCTCGAGTTCGGGCGCATCTATGACGGCGACTACAGCCGAGTGATCCTGGCCGACGAGATCAGCCCCGATGGCTGTCGCCTGTGGGACATGAAGACCAACGAGAAGCTCGACAAGGACCGTTTCCGCCGCGACCTCGGCGGCGAGAGCGAAGCCTACCAGGAAGTCGCGCGACGTCTCGGCTTGCTGCAGGGCGATGACAACGGTCCGGGCGAGGTGTTCGACCTTTCGGCCCATCGCGGCCGGCTGCGCAGCACGCCCAAGCCTCCCAAGAAGTAG
- a CDS encoding diacylglycerol/lipid kinase family protein, which produces MPTLDLVYNPVSGSFRKDRMERLAAAFEQRGFSVEKLGTKADGAQLSGRADLICVHGGDGTLRDTIQAMMAQGIDVPLCIARSGTINLVARELDYPKDPEKLAQKVADAWARGPEGWVHSPLYTLGEMPIASCLSIGPDSHAVAQVSGTLKKRIGRFAYAVAMLRQLREWPRNPMTIRGEMAEGAGFECEAEAAIVSHGALYAGPFRLSPKAALAADSIELITLRRCTRLGMLGFVIAAMLRLPVEKFAFAEIRSCRRVAFDRCVTPVQVDGDHMPECAFAIGPSGRTIRYVV; this is translated from the coding sequence ATGCCGACGCTCGACCTCGTCTATAACCCTGTCTCGGGGAGTTTCCGGAAGGATCGGATGGAGCGACTGGCAGCGGCATTCGAGCAGCGGGGATTTTCGGTCGAGAAGCTCGGCACAAAAGCCGACGGCGCACAGCTTTCGGGACGCGCCGACCTCATCTGCGTCCACGGGGGTGACGGGACCTTGCGCGATACGATCCAGGCGATGATGGCGCAGGGGATCGATGTACCGCTGTGCATCGCGCGTTCCGGTACGATCAATCTCGTCGCGCGCGAGCTCGACTATCCCAAGGACCCCGAAAAGCTGGCGCAGAAGGTCGCCGACGCCTGGGCGCGCGGACCGGAGGGGTGGGTGCATTCGCCGCTCTATACGTTGGGTGAGATGCCGATCGCATCTTGTCTCAGCATCGGTCCCGATAGCCACGCTGTGGCGCAGGTTTCGGGCACGCTCAAGAAGCGGATCGGGCGCTTCGCCTATGCCGTCGCCATGCTGCGGCAGTTGCGCGAATGGCCGCGCAACCCGATGACGATCCGTGGCGAAATGGCGGAGGGCGCAGGCTTCGAATGCGAGGCGGAGGCTGCCATCGTCTCGCATGGCGCGCTCTATGCCGGGCCGTTCAGGCTCAGCCCCAAGGCGGCGCTCGCGGCGGATTCAATCGAGCTGATCACCCTACGGCGCTGTACACGCCTGGGCATGCTTGGTTTCGTGATCGCGGCGATGCTCCGCCTGCCGGTCGAGAAGTTCGCTTTTGCCGAAATCCGCAGTTGCCGCAGGGTTGCGTTCGATCGCTGCGTCACCCCGGTGCAGGTCGACGGCGATCACATGCCCGAGTGCGCCTTTGCAATCGGGCCGAGCGGACGCACGATCCGCTACGTCGTCTAG